A single window of Nostoc sp. KVJ3 DNA harbors:
- a CDS encoding type II toxin-antitoxin system VapC family toxin, producing MYLLDTNHCSFLIEGVPSVANHLRSLGQVQLATSVIVAGELHFMAQNSEQKAANLIKINAFLRRINLYGIDKETTEIYGDFKSEIIKQFGPKEKSKRRTTKLTTIGISENDLWIAATALRHSLILVSCDSDFERMRQVLEFSLESWV from the coding sequence ATGTATCTACTTGATACTAATCACTGTTCCTTCTTGATAGAAGGTGTGCCAAGTGTCGCCAATCACTTGCGTTCGCTTGGTCAAGTACAACTGGCAACTAGTGTCATTGTTGCTGGTGAGTTGCACTTTATGGCGCAAAATTCAGAACAAAAAGCCGCTAATTTAATCAAAATAAATGCGTTTTTGCGCCGAATTAACCTATATGGAATCGACAAAGAAACGACAGAAATTTACGGTGATTTTAAATCAGAAATTATCAAGCAATTTGGGCCGAAAGAAAAAAGTAAACGTAGAACAACTAAATTAACTACTATTGGTATTAGTGAAAATGACCTCTGGATAGCTGCGACAGCTTTACGTCACTCATTGATTCTCGTTTCATGTGATAGTGACTTTGAGCGAATGCGACAAGTACTAGAATTTTCTTTGGAAAGTTGGGTTTAA
- a CDS encoding DUF2281 domain-containing protein: protein MTIKEQITQELEKLPEPLLQEILDFVQFVQTKHQQIGISANNQPEEPLVAEHTLTGSTAQDLLEFVGSWSGSDIRECLQLVHSSRMPLEF, encoded by the coding sequence ATGACAATTAAAGAACAGATTACCCAAGAACTAGAAAAATTACCTGAACCGCTATTACAGGAAATTTTAGACTTTGTTCAGTTTGTACAAACCAAACATCAACAAATCGGCATATCTGCAAATAACCAACCAGAGGAACCACTTGTAGCAGAGCATACTTTAACAGGTTCCACTGCCCAAGATTTATTAGAATTTGTGGGAAGTTGGTCAGGTTCCGATATTAGAGAATGCCTGCAACTGGTTCATTCTAGTCGTATGCCACTAGAATTTTAA
- a CDS encoding tyrosine-type recombinase/integrase, whose protein sequence is MTPIHPENLSVLENSLALAIGEDFSLENDPDVIQQLIGDKRSLNTKREYQKDLKDFFLFIAKKEPSRDLVLEFLHLEQRHAVAVVLKYKAHLIKKKLAEATVNRRLSAIKSMVEMGRRLGVCNFSLDDVKGEKVETYRDTMGIPAEDYALVIALVDRSTLKGKRDYAIMRLLWDNGLRRQEIVNLNVRDFNAKEKTLAILGKGKGSQKDVLDLSDKTATAIADWIKASKKKRGNDPLFTVLAYHKNGHRLTGEAIRRLVDGLCKQAGITKKMSPHRIRHSAITTVLDLNNGNYRATQRFSRHAQVQTVLKYDDNRQRLQKQMSDSISELI, encoded by the coding sequence ATGACACCGATCCACCCTGAAAATCTGAGTGTTCTAGAAAACTCGCTGGCGTTGGCGATCGGAGAAGACTTTTCCTTAGAGAATGATCCTGATGTAATTCAGCAGCTGATTGGAGATAAGCGATCGCTGAACACCAAACGCGAATACCAAAAAGACCTGAAAGATTTCTTCCTGTTCATTGCCAAGAAAGAACCCAGCCGGGACTTAGTGTTAGAGTTCCTTCACCTGGAACAGCGTCACGCTGTAGCTGTGGTTCTCAAGTACAAGGCGCACCTCATCAAGAAAAAACTGGCAGAAGCTACGGTGAATCGTCGCCTCAGTGCTATCAAGTCAATGGTGGAGATGGGGCGACGGTTAGGGGTCTGCAATTTCTCCCTAGATGATGTCAAAGGTGAAAAAGTCGAAACCTACCGGGACACAATGGGCATTCCAGCCGAGGACTATGCCCTAGTCATAGCGTTGGTTGACCGCAGTACCCTTAAGGGCAAGCGCGATTATGCCATTATGCGGTTACTTTGGGATAATGGCTTGCGTCGTCAGGAGATAGTCAATCTAAATGTGCGTGACTTTAACGCCAAAGAGAAAACTCTTGCAATCCTGGGTAAAGGCAAGGGTAGCCAGAAGGATGTTCTTGACTTATCAGACAAAACTGCAACGGCGATCGCTGATTGGATTAAGGCAAGTAAGAAAAAACGGGGTAATGACCCGCTTTTTACGGTGCTGGCCTATCACAAGAATGGACACAGATTAACCGGGGAGGCAATCAGGCGACTGGTAGATGGGCTATGCAAGCAAGCCGGAATTACTAAGAAGATGTCACCCCATCGCATCCGCCACAGTGCGATTACTACAGTATTGGATTTGAACAATGGGAACTACCGTGCTACCCAGCGCTTTAGCAGACACGCCCAAGTGCAGACGGTTTTGAAATATGATGATAACCGCCAGCGCTTGCAAAAGCAGATGAGTGACTCAATATCAGAACTGATTTAG
- the parA gene encoding ParA family partition ATPase encodes MTAKIIAVVNQKGGSGKTTVSMQLAGAIARRSNKVLVVDADPQGTATRWAASALDETPFPAGVVGLSAASNKVHREVKKFIDDYDYIIIDCPPAADSPVPQSALLIADLALVPIIPSPLDMWAAVGIRQVIQNVSDFNDALQSRLVLNQCQPKTTLAQESLEVLPEFGILLAKTQIQHRQVYRQSAVFGQTVHNFGNKASAAISEIESLTNEVLGILGVKRQKSNS; translated from the coding sequence ATGACAGCCAAAATCATTGCTGTTGTCAACCAGAAGGGTGGCTCAGGAAAGACAACTGTTAGTATGCAGCTTGCTGGTGCGATTGCGCGGCGCAGCAACAAAGTCCTTGTGGTTGATGCAGATCCGCAAGGGACAGCTACACGTTGGGCTGCCTCCGCTCTTGACGAAACCCCCTTTCCTGCTGGCGTAGTAGGGCTGAGTGCTGCCAGTAACAAAGTCCACCGCGAAGTCAAAAAATTTATTGATGATTACGACTACATCATTATCGACTGCCCCCCAGCAGCTGATTCCCCTGTCCCGCAAAGCGCGTTGCTGATTGCAGACCTAGCTCTAGTGCCTATCATCCCTTCGCCATTGGATATGTGGGCTGCGGTTGGTATTCGACAGGTTATCCAGAATGTCAGTGATTTTAATGATGCCTTGCAGTCCCGGCTTGTCTTGAACCAGTGTCAGCCAAAAACTACCTTGGCGCAGGAAAGTTTGGAAGTCTTACCAGAATTTGGGATTTTGTTGGCTAAGACGCAAATACAGCATCGGCAAGTTTACCGCCAGTCTGCCGTGTTCGGTCAGACAGTCCATAATTTTGGCAACAAGGCTTCAGCCGCCATTTCGGAAATAGAGAGCCTGACCAACGAGGTTCTAGGAATACTGGGCGTTAAGCGTCAAAAAAGTAATAGTTAA